The following nucleotide sequence is from Synchiropus splendidus isolate RoL2022-P1 chromosome 1, RoL_Sspl_1.0, whole genome shotgun sequence.
GTGAGACCGGATAATGCTCATGGAGCTGATCCAGTCAGGAGAAATCTTTGAAACCAGTGAGTACAGCACTTCAAGGCTGGTGGCATCAACCACTAGGATTTCTGGGTAGTGTCCGTTGCAAAGGAGACGCCCCTCCCGCTGGGTGCCAATTGTGAACTGATAGAACTGAACAGCAacagtgagaggatgaagttACTAAAAACTGTGCAAGAAATTGTACGATTTCCATCACTATCAGGTCTCACCTGGATGCCCGTGTGGGCACATGCCAATTTGGTGAACTCAATACAACGTCCATCATTAACATCCCATAAACACATCTCTCTGAAAACCAAAGAGAACGACAAGTCAGAAACGAGAAGAGGCACTTAACATTACAACACAACAGAGTAGACACAGCAAACTGGGGTATGAATTAGGGCTGAACAATATCATACAAAATGTTACATCTCAATATTGCATGCTGGATATCTTGAAATGGTGACAACATcgttgtttttgtgatgttaatactgtgaatgtttttaactttttaatatCGTGATAGATAGGATCACAATATATCATTCAGCACGATTGAGAACTACACACAGACTGTAAGAATCAAAACGGACTCACCCACTCTCGGATGCACTGACAATGTACTGTTTATCACTGGATGCATTGGCCTTAGAGAGACATGTGATGGAGGCTGTGTGTCCAAACAGCATGGCTCTGGGACAAATCTGCAACATTACAAAAGTATAACACTTGTTTgatttaaaatttgaaaaatatgtaACCAAAAATATGGAGCAAACAACTGCATCAGCGAGTTGAACATGGGTTTGTCATAATTTCTCAGGTTCAGTAAGTTGATAGCATCAGGGTACCTGCAACTCTGGAGTCATATCCCAGAGGCAAATCTGTCCGTCATGGCAGCCGGTGATTATGGTGTTAAAATCGTCCATCACGAGCAGGCTGCTGATGCAGTGAGTGGGAGCAGTGCGGCCCCACAGCACGATGGGTAAAACCAGGTTGTTCCCAGACATTTTGGCAGATTGTCTGGTCGAGCAAGAAATCACAAACAGCAGAAAATCATATCACCAATAACTTGACCATGGCTAGACATTCATATCATCAATGATTTGAGCtgagatagatggatggatggatggctagaATTAAATACTGGACCTTTTATGCAGTCTGCAGTTTCCATTTTTAAACTTTATATTGTTATACCTGGCTTTCCTCAAGGTCTGTATACTGCATGGACTAACGTTTGAGCAAGGATCCATCATGAAAATGTGCTATGTTAGTACAGATGTAGATGCGTTTTTCTGATTTCCGGTAGTTTCATTTGAGGGAAGTGTAACTGTTCTTAAACAGTACATTTGGAAAAATACTAGGAAAACCACAGCAAACACGACGTTATTCTGTTGGATGAAGTAATTAGCTTTAGCTTGCTGGGCCGTTATATTTTAATGAACAACGTCGAGAACCAAAAGATTACCAAATATTAGCTGATGTCTACTTATTTTTGACCAATAAGTATGATTTTAACTTCAGAACCTCAAGGCAAGAGACTACGTAGATAGACATTCCTCGGTTAATATTCGTTGTACATGATGCATTCACAATCTATGCATCTAAGCGTCATTAATCGAGGCATTCAAATTCAGAAACAAACAGCGACATGACTATATTTGTCTATCCTGACATGTTCCATCACATCTGACGCTGTGCTGCGCTACTACAGCTGCAATGTCGGCATTTCCGGGTAACAAACGAGGATAGCAGGATCAAAACACAAGCGAAAACGAGATGATACGCACCATATATCGATATCTACTGGAACATTTTATCGTAGTGGACCTCCTTTTGAGTAAATATCGCTTAACGCCAAATAAAAACCGTCACTAAAATGTTCTCGGTCGCCTCTTCCACCTAGAAGCCGATTCACGAAGGTCAGGTGATCACAAGACAAGCAAAACCATTTCCGATTATGGCCTTCGCAGTAAGAGTATGTAGACGGCATTATTTATTGCAAAGCGCCATCACGTCAGTCAAATCATCCATTTACGACCAATAGCAAACATCAGTTGAAtgaaaacttttcttttttgccatCTAGCACTCAAATAATTTCAGGGAAATGTGACTGTTGAGTCAAGCAGCTTagaccttcaaaataaaatgaacacagCAAAATTTTAGAAATGATACAACTATACCAACGTTAttaaacgttaaaaaaaaaactttaaaaacaagaaCCAGCATTTGCGTGTTGCAATATGGTAACTATTGTTCAACAACTTGCAAGAGGTTATTAAGTTGTTTAGTAAATTAGTAGTGGATTCAGTAGACATcccttttttgtgtttatttatagaatattttaatattctaaGTCACATATTATAAAACCAAACCTCGGAAGGACAGAACAAAAATCCAATTTTTATGGAACGTAACCCACGCTGCATGCAGGAAGAAGCGCTATTGGGTCCGGATACCCAACGTGGTTTGTTGGGGCGGAGCTATGGTCGAACGAACCCTTGCTTGGTAGCGCGTGCCGTGCCTTTTAACACTTGGTGATCACACGTTAATAGATTAATGTCTGCTTCAATCTTTGGGGTGCGGAGGTGGACTGCTTTTCCAATTCCTTGTCTAGGGTCTGTTGATCAAGTGACAGTGCGTCATCACGATTTCTCGTGAAGACGAGACCAACAACACAAGTAAGTTGTTAGCATTAGCCTGACAGCCACCGGACAACATGTTTTGAACCGCTCTCGACTGCGGGACGCTCACTGAAAGCAGTTTTTATTTAAGTCAGACAAATGGATTACCACTTCCCAAAACAGTTGTTTCCTTCGTTTTACAACTCTGGAAGGCCAGATCCGACCATCAGACCAACAGGCGGTGGAACGTGGGGCAGCTATGACCGGCTCATACCTCAGGTGGGAGCTTGAACAAAACAgagccttcttcttcttgtgtcACTGTTTGGCTATATGTGTGCCCATAAAACCTCGGGCATGTTGTGCATTCTTTTGTGATGTATAGCAGTGATTTATTATGATATTGCCTACCACCCTTTATAAatgaaggacatctaatctaaatcaTGAGGGATTTTTTTAGGCGTGTGATGACTTGAATATTTAATCACTGCCTTTTGCAGAAGTCATGCAGTAGAAGTTTCTTCTTTTCTTAACTTAGAATGCATAACATAATTTTACCACGAAAAGGTAAAGTGCATTCATcttcatttcatcttctgaattTTGTTATATTTAACATCACTTGATCTTTCAGGGTGGTTCCGGCTCCAGCTGGACCTTTTCCTCTCGCCATCGACCCCAAGGAGAGACATGGTGTCACACAGAGCCAGTTCCCATTCCTCTGTTCATTCCCCACAAATGTGAGTCATTGACACCTTTTGTTGGTTCTTGTCATTTCTTTAAAAGAACCCCACTAATGTGAAAAGGAAGACTTTGGCTTCTTTCCAAGTAGTGGTGGgcgatatggcaaaaatataatctcacatttttttcataatgaAATCACAATTTGGATAATATCACAATTTTACATGTATTGTTGAGACTTGTTTGcaagctgctgtttttgtttaaattttctctttctctgtcgTGCAGCTCTGTGGTCATCAACAATACCTCATCCATTGCAGTTCAGAGAACATGTAGGTGAAACCACATAAAGATTGCACATGGCTATGCTCCTTCTCAAAACTGTATGCAGcgtttcatgtatttattatgttttcgttgtatttttttgtttctgtgtgtagATGGAGAACTTCTACTTGGATCATGTCCAGGATGCCTTTGGATGCATGAGTAGCCTTATTTATGAGAATTTGGCCTCAAAGTCATCGCGGAAAACCAAAAAAGTTAGTCACGGATGGCTTACAATTTTATAAGTGTCTCGTGTTATTCATACTATAAagtaatattataatattattatccTGTGTTATTTTTCATGAAGGATGCAGTCCACACATTTCTACAGAATATTCAGAAGAATCCACAGGCCGAAAGGTAACTAACAAATTGTGTAGTCTTAGATCTGCTCCAACATGTTCTTCAAACAAGTTATATTTCTTCTTGTTTGATGGCAGTTTTAAATACCTGAATCTTTTTCGCAGACTCCTGTCTGACGTGGTGCCAGACATCCCACCGGAGCTTTTGGGAACTTTGCTGTATGAAGAGCTGACGGAACAGAGGGATGAAAAGTTGTTCTCTGAAAAAGCTACAGGAGGCGCTCTGGCGTTCATTCCCTTTTCAGATCACCAGAATGATTCTGAGCAAGGCTGTCTGCTCTATCCTGGAGGCCAAGGACTGAACTGCCTCAATATCCTTTTCCTTTGCTGGGAGAGCTGTCTGTTTTTAGGATCTACATTTGATATTCATTCTTGTGTACACAGAATAGATTACTTCAAGCCCATATTGAGATTCATGGCTAAACCGATGTAAACTGTCAAATATCAGTGATAAAATCCTCTTTTACTTAATGCAATACCGCAGACTTCCACAGAATAGCGCTGCAGCACAGAGGAAGAAGCTCTTTTCATTTGGACACCACTAGCAGGCCATACAGAGTTCAACTTCAAGGCCCTGTCAGACAGATCAGCTTTGCCTCCCTGTCAAGCGAGCGTGAGTGTTTGAATTGTCCAAACTGTGACGTTTATGATGGGCTCTTAATTCTGTCCCTGGTTTTAGATTGTGTTGCTGTGCGCTCTGATCACGTCTGTGGAGTTTGGAAATACAGTGAAAATCAAGACCCTTGTCTACTCCAAGCGGTGAAGACCAAAGAGAAGGCATCCTGCATCAGTGCGAGGTGTGTGCTTACAAAATGGGCCCTTTAAAAATGCAAACAGCTtataaaacctgtttttctgtcaAATGTTCACAGTCCACATGTTTTGGGGGAAGTTCTTGTGGCGAGTGAAAGCGGAGCAGCTCACTTATGGACCGCTGGAAAAAGGTTTGGTCCAGATTCTGGTGAATGTTGTATGAAGACTATGAACCCACTTTTTTATGCCACTGTTTCTCTGAAGAATGCAGAAAGTTCGGGAGGAGATTGACAACCTGTATTTTAATGCAAACTCCCAATGGAGGTGGTGCGAGTTCACGGCTCACCCGAGGGTGATGACATATGCTGACCGGACCGGCGCAGAGTTGACTGACATCCGGGCAAGTATACCCTCCATAAAACTATTACAGGAATCCAGTTTTCCTTCTAAAATCtcttccattcttttttttcctattgTGCAACCAACACAGATGAGTCCTGTGTCTTTTCGAACTTTATTCCGGATCAGTCGCACTGCTGATTGTCATGCTGGGGAGAGACTTATAACCTGTAGATACCTGAGAGATGTCCATCCCTTCCATCACATCGTCGCCACGCAGGTGCATTCAAAATGTCATGAATTTGCCATGATCTCTAAACACCCTATTTTACCCTCAATTCATCAGAGAAATCTTCGGTCCACTGTTTAACTCACAATTTGCTCCTCACTTCTGTCCAGTACTCGGCATACCTCCTTGATGAAAGATTCCCCTGTGTTCCGATGCTGAAGATGGACCACATGATGCAGTCGCCCCCTGTGTTTTGTCACGTCTCATCAGGAGTTGGGACCACCAAGGTGCTGCTGGGCTCCCAGAGTTCCCAGGAGATCACACTGCTGCAGTATTCAGGTTTGTGTGACGTGTTTATGGTGTCTGCCATTTCTTCATCTGTTAAACAAGTGGCTCACTTTTGCAGGGGGTAGGATGGAGGCGAGTTCAAGCTGGGGACCTCCTCAGGCTCTGCTTTGTCCCAGAGACAGTCTGAAACTGCTTCCAGTCCAGATTCCTCACCGCCAAGCAACCACTCACAACAGgctgtcctcacctgccgcagGTATGACTGGATCAAGATAAATGACTCAATCACTGACTGATGTTTGTGATCTATAAGAAGTATTTTATCCTCTTTACTGGTATTATATGCTGCTTTTTTAAGGCTACTTACATTTCCCACAGTgggatgtttatttatttatccttgACTGTGTAAAAATAGTTTACAacattttgatttgatttttcaaCTTTATGACATGATAAGAAGTCTAATACATCAGGTTAAGCAAAGTAACTCCTTGCATTTTTAGCTAGCATTCAGCTAGCAGCAGCTTTGCTTTGAGTGTGGAGCACTATCCAACAAGTCATACTCGAATACATTCCTTTGCCAACTTATTGTTAATTTAGTTGTGGGattcaattgaaaacaaaagtctagtaaaaatcacattttgatttctgacaccagaatgatcaaatttaagtttAAGTTGTACACATGAACATCAGGGTAGAACTGATCCAGTGATGAGTGACTCTTTGCTGCTTGAAGTGCTAAGAACAACACTTTTGTGCTTCTGTCCTGAagttttattcaatttaaatttTCTATCCATCATcatagtctccttcatcatggaggtTTTGGTTATGACTTGTGAGTGGTCGGCTATGATGACCTCTGTAAGTTATAAACGTTTTAAAAAGTGATGAGAATTTAGCAGTTTGCATAATTCATATTGAGGAATGGAAATGTATTAAATGAGACAGTATTGTATGAGTGAGTATTGTGGTGCAAACGCTGCATAGCTATCCAACAATGGCAGCACGTCCACCATGTAGGAACATTTCAAGCAGATTCCAGATGGGGTTATgaaaactaactaactaaccaATCTAGCCAAGTCCGCCATCTGAAGTCCGTCCATATACCTCAAAATCATGGAGCTTTGAGGATGCAGGCACTGTCACTGAGGCAGTACAGGGTTGCGCTACATACAGTATGTTCCATGCTCCGTTGAACCACACAACATTAATGAAATCGGTAATAATAATCCCCACAAATAGTGTATCAGAATTCAGAATTCATTTCTAAAAAGGGG
It contains:
- the taf1c gene encoding TATA box-binding protein-associated factor, RNA polymerase I, subunit C isoform X4, giving the protein MDYHFPKQLFPSFYNSGRPDPTIRPTGGGTWGSYDRLIPQGGSGSSWTFSSRHRPQGETWCHTEPVPIPLFIPHKSLWSSTIPHPLQFREHMENFYLDHVQDAFGCMSSLIYENLASKSSRKTKKDAVHTFLQNIQKNPQAERLLSDVVPDIPPELLGTLLYEELTEQRDEKLFSEKATGGALAFIPFSDHQNDSEQGCLLYPGGQGLNCLNFHRIALQHRGRSSFHLDTTSRPYRVQLQGPVRQISFASLSSEHCVAVRSDHVCGVWKYSENQDPCLLQAVKTKEKASCISASPHVLGEVLVASESGAAHLWTAGKRMQKVREEIDNLYFNANSQWRWCEFTAHPRVMTYADRTGAELTDIRMSPVSFRTLFRISRTADCHAGERLITCRYLRDVHPFHHIVATQYSAYLLDERFPCVPMLKMDHMMQSPPVFCHVSSGVGTTKVLLGSQSSQEITLLQYSGGRMEASSSWGPPQALLCPRDSLKLLPVQIPHRQATTHNRLSSPAAGLTRVQQKPSGRKGSEDKCLCVLQLTEDGDLFYQTLAMRDFDSSSRSHQDVAYDSQTERQSSLVHQSQATVSETSSDEDIIGPSQFAHGARFVSETPPRVEESCSDSDFSSEDSHSRRKRRRLKGLRNLEVVVNLDPELKQGNESNDHEGEVTNHVQSSDALDTVSHLDHPDLAKLKSPPAKLSDNALLTWKRWLQKLVHRTNKVKPVHSHMLHDGVVTTSLLSLSPSKLEVLSEKLDLPSLRREMKECMASRSLLTSRGTTSSPNSVVAFPDVDTNQWQDHLSERLTLSWQGEEAWRDWWKDHLGLNEDENLEA